Proteins from a genomic interval of Dama dama isolate Ldn47 chromosome 1, ASM3311817v1, whole genome shotgun sequence:
- the LOC133040518 gene encoding olfactory receptor 5B12-like produces MKNSTVMTEFILAGITDDPQLQIPLFLVLTLIYLLTLVGNLGVITLILLDSHLHTPMYFFLSHLSLMDFGYSTAVTPKVMAGFLIGDKVISYNACAAQFFFFAVFLAVDTFLLALMAYDRHAAVCKPLHYTTIMTPRVCAWMVVGCYVLGFLVASVHTWNAFSLSFCRSNVIDHFFCDATPVLALSCSDSNRSETVFFVLVSFNIIFTIMVILISYLFIFVTILRVRSSEGRQKAFSTCASHLTSISIFYGAGAFMYLQPGSRHSMDTDKMASVFYALVVPMLNPLIYSLRNKEVKGALKKAVGKAKSSLRFISLLYRNNSSVVSYT; encoded by the coding sequence ATGAAGAACAGTACAGTCATGACTGAGTTCATTCTTGCCGGGATAACTGATGACCCACAACTGCAGATCCCACTCTTTCTAGTGTTGACTCTCATCTACCTCCTCACTCTGGTTGGGAACCTGGGGGTGATCACGCTGATCCTGCTGGACTCTcatctccacacccccatgtacttcttcctcagccACCTCTCTCTGATGGACTTCGGTTACTCCACAGCCGTCACTCCCAAAGTGATGGCAGGATTCCTCATCGGAGACAAGGTCATTTCCTACAATGCTTGTGCTGCtcagtttttcttctttgctgTCTTTCTTGCTGTGGACACTTTTCTCTTGGCTTTAATGGCCTATGACCGTCATGCAGCGGTGTGTAAACCACTCCATTACACCACCATCATGACACCAAGGGTGTGTGCCTGGATGGTCGTAGGATGCTACGTCCTTGGTTTTCTAGTGGCCTCTGTGCACACTTGGAATGCATTCAGTCTCTCTTTCTGCAGATCCAATGTGATTGATCACTTTTTCTGTGATGCTACTCCCGTCCTGGCTCTCTCATGCTCAGACAGCAACAGAAGCGAgacagtgttttttgttttggtgagCTTCaatatcatctttactatcatggTCATCCTGATCTCTTACCTGTTTATCTTTGTCACCATTCTGAGGGTGCGCTCATCTGAAGGACGCCAGAAGGCCTTTTCCACCTGTGCGTCCCACCTCACTTCCATCTCCATCTTCTATGGGGCAGGCGCCTTCATGTACCTACAGCCCGGCTCCCGCCACTCCATGGACACAGACAAAATGGCATCTGTGTTCTATGCCTTGGTTGTTCCCATGCTGAATCCACTGATCTATAGTCTGAGGAACAAAGAGGTCAAGGGTGCCTTAAAAAAGGCTGTGGGGAAAGCAAAGTCTTCTCTAAGATTCATATCTTTATTATATAGAAACAACAGTAGTGTGGTTTCATATACCTGA